Proteins from one Candidatus Eisenbacteria bacterium genomic window:
- the gcvH gene encoding glycine cleavage system protein GcvH — MSSYPNDVRYTNEHEWARLEDGVITVGITSYATEQLGDVVFVELPNVGQSLEASKPFGVVEAVKTVSDLYAPVSGEVVEINASLTDNPALVNQSPYGEGWMLKLKPSNPDEVKRLMSSDDYQRFLEEHHA; from the coding sequence GTGTCGTCCTATCCGAACGACGTGCGGTACACGAACGAGCACGAGTGGGCTCGGCTCGAGGATGGAGTGATCACGGTGGGCATCACCAGTTACGCCACCGAGCAGCTCGGTGACGTGGTGTTCGTCGAACTGCCCAACGTGGGCCAGTCGCTCGAGGCGTCGAAGCCCTTCGGGGTGGTGGAAGCGGTGAAGACCGTGAGCGATCTGTACGCACCGGTCTCGGGCGAGGTCGTGGAGATCAACGCATCGCTCACCGACAACCCCGCCCTGGTCAACCAGTCGCCCTATGGCGAAGGCTGGATGCTGAAGCTCAAGCCCTCGAATCCCGACGAGGTCAAGCGCCTGATGAGCAGCGACGACTATCAACGCTTCCTCGAGGAACATCACGCGTGA
- the gcvT gene encoding glycine cleavage system aminomethyltransferase GcvT codes for MHPATALKHTPFHAQHRAAGAKLVDFAGFEMPLRYTGDVREHRAVREAVGLFDVSHMGEFLVRGDQAIDFVNRMVTNDVAALEPGQALYSPMCRPEGGVVDDVLVYRFKDHLMMVVNASNVTKDFAWLDERRPQGVELVDRSDETALLALQGPRAPEVLRGHVPDAALDLGYYRFCEGPLFGEPAVISRTGYTGEDGFELYFHPRHAIAVWEGLMEAGRPHGLDLVGLGARDSLRLEMAYMLYGNDLDDTTSPLEAGLAWTVKLGKPDFMGRGALLEQKEKGLPRKLVGIEAEGRRVPRHGMAVEAEGRKVGVVTSGGFGPSLEKAIGMAYVEPGVAAIGSPLSVSAGSTSIPARVVKRPFYTQGSHR; via the coding sequence GTGCATCCCGCCACCGCCCTCAAGCACACCCCTTTTCACGCACAGCATCGAGCCGCCGGCGCCAAGCTGGTGGATTTCGCCGGCTTCGAGATGCCCCTGCGCTATACCGGGGACGTGCGGGAGCATCGGGCGGTCCGCGAGGCGGTGGGCCTGTTCGACGTCTCCCACATGGGCGAGTTCCTGGTGCGTGGCGACCAGGCGATCGACTTCGTGAACCGCATGGTCACCAATGACGTGGCCGCGCTGGAGCCGGGGCAGGCGCTCTACTCGCCGATGTGCCGCCCGGAAGGCGGCGTCGTCGATGACGTTCTGGTCTATCGCTTCAAGGACCACCTGATGATGGTGGTGAACGCCTCGAACGTCACCAAGGACTTCGCCTGGCTCGACGAGCGCCGGCCCCAGGGCGTCGAGCTGGTCGACCGTTCCGACGAGACGGCGCTCCTGGCGCTGCAGGGACCGCGCGCGCCGGAGGTGCTGCGCGGCCACGTGCCGGACGCGGCGCTCGACCTCGGCTACTACCGGTTCTGCGAAGGACCGCTGTTCGGCGAGCCCGCGGTGATCTCCCGCACCGGGTATACGGGAGAGGACGGCTTCGAGCTCTACTTCCATCCGCGGCACGCCATCGCCGTGTGGGAGGGGCTGATGGAAGCCGGCCGGCCGCACGGACTCGATCTGGTGGGGCTCGGGGCGCGCGACTCGCTGCGTCTCGAGATGGCCTACATGCTCTACGGCAACGATCTCGACGACACCACGTCGCCGCTCGAAGCCGGTCTGGCATGGACCGTCAAGCTCGGCAAGCCGGACTTCATGGGAAGAGGCGCGCTGCTCGAGCAGAAAGAGAAGGGCCTGCCCCGCAAGCTGGTCGGCATCGAGGCGGAAGGCCGGCGTGTGCCGCGGCACGGCATGGCCGTGGAAGCGGAAGGCCGCAAGGTCGGCGTGGTGACGAGCGGCGGATTCGGACCGAGCCTCGAGAAGGCCATCGGGATGGCGTACGTCGAGCCCGGAGTCGCTGCGATCGGGAGTCCTCTGAGCGTGTCCGCCGGATCGACGAGCATTCCGGCGCGCGTGGTGAAACGTCCTTTCTATACGCAGGGCTCGCACCGCTGA